A genomic region of Miscanthus floridulus cultivar M001 chromosome 3, ASM1932011v1, whole genome shotgun sequence contains the following coding sequences:
- the LOC136542540 gene encoding SURP and G-patch domain-containing protein 1-like protein isoform X1: MDKGLFTNDGSFMARFKQMQQEAQEKEKAAAAAASSAPKHANPKQGFALAANKRPFQLKKAGPVASAGKLAFSLKKAKVAVAPVFSADDEDEDAADVEREEPAKRQKSVQADAPAAAAPAGAVAPPPPNDMTVRQVADKLASFVAKNGRQFENITRQRNPGDTPFKFLFDKHCPDYKYYEYQLAEEEKALAQSQEAEASKSANSGIASFKAPGGTHRSSFEQKSNYQTPASALYGAYEGSSSQGSSSSYGDHMTPPSDPVALMEFYAKKAAQEERKRPPRQSKDEMPPPPSLQGTSATLFSLLKECRNFNVYSSTTNSCFAGPPKKGHHMGDFIPQEELEKFMARCNDAAAQKATKEAAEKAKIQADNIGHKLLSKMGWREGEGLGSERRGRADPIMAGDVKKDHLGVGAVQPGEVTSEDDIYEQYKKRMMLGYRYRPNPLNNPRKSYY, from the exons ATGGATAAGGGGCTCTTCACCAACGACGGCTCCTTCATGGCGAGGTTCAAGCAGATGCAGCAGGAGGCGCAGGAGAAGGAGAAGGCCGCTGCTGCCGCTGCCTCATCGGCTCCCAAGCATGCGAACCCAAAGCAGGGGTTTGCTCTTGCGGCGAACAAGAGGCCATTCCAGCTGAAGAAGGCTGGTCCGGTAGCCTCGGCTGGTAAGCTGGCCTTTAGCCTCAAGAAGGCCAAAGTCGCGGTTGCACCTGTCTTCTCAGCcgatgatgaggacgaggatgcCGCGGATGTGGAGAGGGAGGAGCCCGCCAAGCGCCAGAAATCTGTGCAAGCTGATGCTCCTGCGGCAGCTGCCCCGGCCGGGGCTGTTG CCCCACCCCCACCAAATGATATGACAGTGAGACAGGTCGCTGACAAATTGGCAAGCTTTGTTGCCAAAAATGGGAGACAGTTTGAGAATATCACACGGCAGAGGAATCCTGGAGATACACCATTCAA GTTTCTATTTGACAAACACTGTCCAGACTACAAATATTATGAGTATCAGCTTGCTGAAGAGGAAAAGGCTCTTGCTCAGTCACAGGAGGCTGAAGCATCAAAAAGTG CTAACTCTGGCATTGCAAGCTTCAAGGCACCAGGTGGTACACATAGAAGCTCATTTGAACAGAAGTCTAACTATCAGACACCTGCATCAGCTTTGTATGGTGCATATGAGGGTAGTTCTTCCCAAGGAAGCTCTTCTAGTTACG GTGATCATATGACTCCACCGTCAGATCCTGTAGCATTGATGGAATTCTATGCAAAGAAGGCTGCACAGGAAGAACGGAAGCGGCCACCAAGGCAGTCGAAAGATGAAATGCCACCACCTCCTTCTCTTCAAGGTACCTCTGCAACATTATTCTCCTTGTTGAAAGAATGTAGAAACTTCAATGTTTATTCCAGCACTACTAATTCTTGTTTTGCAGGTCCTCCTAAGAAGGGTCACCACATGGGTGACTTCAttcctcaagaagaacttgaaaaGTTCATGGCACGCTGTAATGATGCTGCAGCACAAAAGGCTACCAAAGAAGCCGCCGAGAAGGCTAAGATTCAGGCAGACAATATTGGGCACAAACTTCTATCTAAGATGGGTTGGAGGGAAG GTGAGGGTCTTGGTAGCGAGAGAAGAGGCCGTGCAGATCCCATTATGGCTGGAGATGTGAAGAAGGATCATCTTGGTGTTGGCGCGGTCCAGCCTGGTGAGGTCACCTCTGAAGATGACATCTACGAGCAATACAAGAAGCGAATGATGCTTGGATACCGCTATAGGCCGAACCCTCTG AACAATCCAAGGAAATCATACTACTGA
- the LOC136542540 gene encoding SURP and G-patch domain-containing protein 1-like protein isoform X2, with product MDKGLFTNDGSFMARFKQMQQEAQEKEKAAAAAASSAPKHANPKQGFALAANKRPFQLKKAGPVASAGKLAFSLKKAKVAVAPVFSADDEDEDAADVEREEPAKRQKSVQADAPAAAAPAGAVAPPPPNDMTVRQVADKLASFVAKNGRQFENITRQRNPGDTPFKFLFDKHCPDYKYYEYQLAEEEKALAQSQEAEASKSANSGIASFKAPGGTHRSSFEQKSNYQTPASALYGAYEGSSSQGSSSSYGDHMTPPSDPVALMEFYAKKAAQEERKRPPRQSKDEMPPPPSLQGPPKKGHHMGDFIPQEELEKFMARCNDAAAQKATKEAAEKAKIQADNIGHKLLSKMGWREGEGLGSERRGRADPIMAGDVKKDHLGVGAVQPGEVTSEDDIYEQYKKRMMLGYRYRPNPLNNPRKSYY from the exons ATGGATAAGGGGCTCTTCACCAACGACGGCTCCTTCATGGCGAGGTTCAAGCAGATGCAGCAGGAGGCGCAGGAGAAGGAGAAGGCCGCTGCTGCCGCTGCCTCATCGGCTCCCAAGCATGCGAACCCAAAGCAGGGGTTTGCTCTTGCGGCGAACAAGAGGCCATTCCAGCTGAAGAAGGCTGGTCCGGTAGCCTCGGCTGGTAAGCTGGCCTTTAGCCTCAAGAAGGCCAAAGTCGCGGTTGCACCTGTCTTCTCAGCcgatgatgaggacgaggatgcCGCGGATGTGGAGAGGGAGGAGCCCGCCAAGCGCCAGAAATCTGTGCAAGCTGATGCTCCTGCGGCAGCTGCCCCGGCCGGGGCTGTTG CCCCACCCCCACCAAATGATATGACAGTGAGACAGGTCGCTGACAAATTGGCAAGCTTTGTTGCCAAAAATGGGAGACAGTTTGAGAATATCACACGGCAGAGGAATCCTGGAGATACACCATTCAA GTTTCTATTTGACAAACACTGTCCAGACTACAAATATTATGAGTATCAGCTTGCTGAAGAGGAAAAGGCTCTTGCTCAGTCACAGGAGGCTGAAGCATCAAAAAGTG CTAACTCTGGCATTGCAAGCTTCAAGGCACCAGGTGGTACACATAGAAGCTCATTTGAACAGAAGTCTAACTATCAGACACCTGCATCAGCTTTGTATGGTGCATATGAGGGTAGTTCTTCCCAAGGAAGCTCTTCTAGTTACG GTGATCATATGACTCCACCGTCAGATCCTGTAGCATTGATGGAATTCTATGCAAAGAAGGCTGCACAGGAAGAACGGAAGCGGCCACCAAGGCAGTCGAAAGATGAAATGCCACCACCTCCTTCTCTTCAAG GTCCTCCTAAGAAGGGTCACCACATGGGTGACTTCAttcctcaagaagaacttgaaaaGTTCATGGCACGCTGTAATGATGCTGCAGCACAAAAGGCTACCAAAGAAGCCGCCGAGAAGGCTAAGATTCAGGCAGACAATATTGGGCACAAACTTCTATCTAAGATGGGTTGGAGGGAAG GTGAGGGTCTTGGTAGCGAGAGAAGAGGCCGTGCAGATCCCATTATGGCTGGAGATGTGAAGAAGGATCATCTTGGTGTTGGCGCGGTCCAGCCTGGTGAGGTCACCTCTGAAGATGACATCTACGAGCAATACAAGAAGCGAATGATGCTTGGATACCGCTATAGGCCGAACCCTCTG AACAATCCAAGGAAATCATACTACTGA
- the LOC136547083 gene encoding small ubiquitin-related modifier 1-like codes for MVVSPCRKEERVARFLKLVDGDGRVIVVKPVMLVTLKVQDTQRRVVKRTMRRTDKLQGLMDYYDDVVCSAGAATRGAGRFVFDGKRLKGESTPEDLGMVNGDKIDFFEDLMSG; via the coding sequence ATGGTGGTGTCCCCTTGCCGGAAGGAGGAGCGGGTGGCGCGATTCCTCAAGTTGGTAGATGGAGACGGCAGAGTGATCGTCGTGAAGCCCGTGATGCTGGTGACCCTCAAGGTGCAGGACACGCAGCGGCGCGTCGTCAAGCGCACCATGCGGAGGACCGACAAGCTGCAGGGCCTCATGGACTACTACGACGACGTGGTGTGCTCTGCCGGTGCCGCCACGCGCGGCGCGGGGCGCTTCGTGTTCGATGGCAAGCGGCTGAAAGGTGAGAGCACGCCGGAGGACCTTGGCATGGTGAACGGGGACAAGATCGACTTCTTCGAGGATCTGATGTCTGGCTGA